A portion of the Bacteroides faecium genome contains these proteins:
- a CDS encoding 6-pyruvoyl trahydropterin synthase family protein, whose product MFTVIKRMEISASHKLVLPYRSKCASLHGHNWIITVYCRSTRLNSEGMVVDFTRIKEVVMEKLDHQNLNEVLPFNPTAENIARWVCKQIPQCYKVEVQESEGNIVIYEKDSTTGEEKE is encoded by the coding sequence ATGTTTACAGTAATCAAACGCATGGAGATTTCAGCTTCCCATAAGCTGGTACTCCCGTATCGCAGTAAATGCGCCAGTCTACACGGTCACAACTGGATTATCACCGTTTATTGTCGTTCCACGCGACTCAATTCCGAAGGAATGGTGGTCGATTTTACCCGCATCAAAGAAGTGGTCATGGAGAAACTCGACCATCAGAATCTGAACGAAGTACTTCCCTTTAATCCCACCGCCGAGAATATCGCCCGATGGGTTTGTAAACAGATTCCCCAATGTTATAAAGTAGAGGTGCAGGAGTCGGAAGGAAACATTGTCATCTACGAGAAAGACTCTACAACAGGAGAAGAGAAAGAGTAG
- a CDS encoding 7-carboxy-7-deazaguanine synthase QueE — MRKINEIFYSLQGEGYHTGTPAIFVRFSGCNLKCDFCDTQHEEGTMMTDDEIISEVEKYPAVTVILTGGEPSLWIDDEFIDRLHRAGKYVCIETNGTRPLPEAIDWVTCSPKQGVKLALDRMDEVKVVYEGQNISIYELLPAEHFFLQPCSCNNTASTVDCVMRHPKWRLSLQTHKLIDIR, encoded by the coding sequence ATGAGAAAGATTAATGAAATCTTTTACAGTTTGCAGGGCGAGGGATACCACACCGGAACCCCGGCTATCTTTGTCCGTTTTTCCGGCTGCAACCTGAAATGTGATTTTTGCGATACACAACACGAAGAAGGAACAATGATGACTGACGACGAAATTATCTCCGAAGTAGAAAAATATCCTGCCGTTACCGTCATCTTGACGGGTGGTGAACCCTCTTTGTGGATAGACGACGAATTTATCGACCGCCTGCACCGGGCAGGTAAATATGTTTGTATCGAAACGAACGGTACACGCCCCTTGCCCGAAGCTATCGACTGGGTGACCTGCTCGCCCAAACAAGGCGTGAAACTGGCTCTTGACCGGATGGATGAAGTGAAAGTAGTCTATGAAGGACAAAATATAAGTATTTATGAACTACTTCCTGCCGAACATTTTTTCCTTCAGCCTTGTTCTTGTAATAACACTGCTTCTACAGTGGACTGTGTAATGCGACATCCCAAATGGAGACTCAGCCTGCAAACACACAAATTAATCGACATCCGCTAG
- a CDS encoding energy transducer TonB, whose amino-acid sequence MTLLDYIRGLRKGKEAHRLEKESMKDPFLADAMDGYSQVEGNHEEQIEKLRMQVSAHTARHTDSSKKKNSYAITWSIAACLVIGIGISTYFLFLKKSMADDVFIAKEDIPSAVFEPVTPKEETSSLAEAKMKQDSTHEVIVKQADKKNIVAKSKTTPKPQSAPVAATPVIEEATGEETAGQAIMLEETIVADTDTSRSKVHQIKVAKAAIPNRNLIKGKVTDEKGQPIIGASVAYTGTNTGTITDLNGEFALKKEEGNKELTAQFIGYEPVEIPVDTSRTMLIAMNEDKQTLDEVVVVGTKDKYQTPQPVIGKRKYKKYLEENLIRPNDEKCKDVKGEVVLAFFVDKEGKPQNITVVHGLCESADKEAIRLVKEGPKWTFGNLPTRVTVQF is encoded by the coding sequence ATGACACTATTGGACTACATACGAGGACTCCGCAAAGGAAAAGAGGCACACCGGCTGGAAAAAGAGTCGATGAAAGACCCTTTTCTGGCTGATGCTATGGATGGATACAGCCAGGTGGAAGGGAATCACGAAGAACAGATAGAGAAACTGCGGATGCAGGTTTCAGCTCATACAGCAAGGCATACGGACTCTTCAAAGAAAAAGAATTCGTATGCCATCACTTGGAGCATTGCTGCTTGCCTGGTGATTGGAATCGGTATCAGCACTTATTTCCTGTTCCTTAAAAAGAGTATGGCAGATGATGTGTTTATTGCTAAAGAAGATATTCCTTCGGCAGTGTTCGAGCCTGTCACCCCGAAAGAGGAGACTTCCTCTCTGGCTGAAGCGAAGATGAAGCAAGATTCTACTCATGAAGTTATCGTAAAGCAAGCAGATAAAAAGAATATAGTAGCCAAAAGCAAAACGACTCCTAAACCGCAAAGTGCACCGGTAGCAGCAACACCGGTTATAGAAGAAGCTACCGGAGAGGAAACTGCCGGACAAGCGATAATGCTGGAAGAAACAATAGTAGCGGATACAGATACTTCTCGCTCCAAGGTTCATCAGATAAAAGTGGCAAAAGCAGCCATTCCTAACCGGAATCTGATTAAGGGCAAAGTGACGGATGAAAAGGGACAACCAATCATTGGAGCCAGTGTAGCATATACCGGAACGAATACAGGTACAATCACAGACCTCAACGGTGAGTTTGCATTGAAGAAAGAAGAAGGCAACAAAGAACTGACAGCACAGTTTATCGGTTACGAACCGGTGGAAATACCGGTAGATACCAGCCGGACAATGTTGATTGCCATGAATGAGGATAAGCAAACGCTTGACGAAGTGGTGGTAGTGGGAACAAAAGATAAATACCAGACTCCGCAGCCGGTAATAGGCAAACGTAAATATAAGAAGTATTTGGAAGAAAATCTTATTCGCCCGAATGATGAAAAGTGTAAGGATGTGAAAGGCGAGGTAGTTCTTGCTTTCTTTGTTGACAAAGAAGGAAAGCCACAGAATATCACTGTCGTTCATGGTTTATGCGAATCTGCCGATAAGGAAGCAATCCGGCTTGTCAAAGAAGGTCCGAAGTGGACGTTCGGAAACCTTCCGACAAGGGTAACGGTACAGTTCTGA
- a CDS encoding RNA polymerase sigma factor, whose protein sequence is MLFFKRNISKLSDEELLIHYIKSGDTEYFGELYNRYIPLLYGLCLKYLQDEDRAQEAVMQLFEDLLPKMVNYEIKIFKPWLYRVGKNHCLQLLRKENKEIPLDYSINVMESDEFLHLLSEEESSEEQLKALHHCLEKLPEEQRLSITRFFLEEMSYADVAEQTGFTLNNVKSYIQNGKRNLKNCIKKQTL, encoded by the coding sequence ATGCTGTTTTTCAAAAGAAACATATCGAAGCTATCGGACGAAGAGTTACTTATACATTATATTAAGTCCGGGGATACGGAGTATTTCGGTGAATTATACAACCGATATATCCCGTTATTGTATGGACTTTGCCTGAAATATCTGCAAGATGAAGACCGTGCGCAGGAAGCTGTGATGCAGTTGTTTGAAGACTTATTGCCGAAAATGGTCAATTATGAGATAAAGATCTTCAAGCCATGGCTCTACCGCGTAGGCAAGAATCATTGCTTGCAGCTTCTACGGAAAGAAAACAAGGAAATTCCGTTAGATTATAGCATTAATGTTATGGAATCCGACGAATTTCTGCATCTATTAAGTGAAGAGGAAAGTTCGGAAGAGCAATTGAAGGCATTGCATCACTGCCTCGAAAAGTTGCCCGAAGAACAACGGCTCAGCATTACGCGTTTCTTTCTGGAAGAGATGTCCTATGCAGACGTTGCCGAGCAGACCGGATTTACTCTGAACAATGTGAAAAGCTACATCCAAAACGGAAAGCGAAACTTAAAAAATTGCATTAAGAAACAGACCCTATGA
- a CDS encoding LutC/YkgG family protein: protein MSSREEILASIRKNTQVRYDKPDIADMKRLSYPDKIEQFCAISRAVGGTAVILGEGEDVNAVIRRTYPDAMRIASVLPDISCATFNPDNLDDPKELDGTDVAVVKGEIGVAENGAIWIPQTVKYKAIYFISEKLVILLDRNKIVNTMYDAYRELDGQEYKFGTFISGPSKTADIEQALVMGAHGARDVLVILM from the coding sequence ATGAGCAGTAGAGAAGAAATATTAGCCAGTATTCGCAAGAATACGCAAGTACGTTATGATAAACCGGATATAGCGGATATGAAACGATTGTCATATCCGGATAAGATAGAACAGTTTTGTGCTATCAGCCGTGCGGTTGGCGGCACAGCGGTCATACTAGGCGAAGGGGAAGATGTGAATGCCGTGATACGCAGGACATATCCCGATGCTATGCGCATTGCTTCCGTATTGCCGGACATCTCTTGCGCTACTTTCAATCCCGATAACCTGGACGACCCGAAAGAATTGGACGGTACGGACGTGGCAGTGGTGAAAGGGGAAATCGGCGTAGCCGAGAACGGAGCCATCTGGATTCCGCAGACAGTGAAGTATAAAGCTATTTATTTTATTTCGGAGAAGTTGGTTATCCTGCTCGACCGGAATAAAATAGTGAATACCATGTATGATGCTTACCGTGAACTGGACGGACAGGAATATAAGTTCGGTACGTTCATCTCCGGTCCTTCCAAGACAGCCGACATCGAGCAGGCATTGGTGATGGGAGCGCATGGTGCGCGGGATGTATTAGTAATATTAATGTAG
- a CDS encoding lactate utilization protein B, which translates to MSTKHSKAAEKFLQDSKMAAWHNETLWMVRAKRDKMSKEVPEWEELRNKACELKLYSNSHLEELLLEFEKNATANGAIVHWAKDADEYCAIVYEILNEHNVHHFIKSKSMLAEECGLNPFLMERGIDVVESDLGERILQLMHLEPSHIVLPAIHIKREQVGELFEKEMGTEKGNFDPTYLTHAARKNLRHLFLNAEAAMTGANFAVASTGDIVVCTNEGNADMGTSYPKLNIAAFGMEKIVPDLDALGVFTRLLARSATGQPVTTYTSHYRRPREGGEYHIIIVDNGRSSLLSKPDHIKTLNCIRCGACMNTCPVYRRSGGYSYTYFIPGPIGINLGMAHNPEKYYDNLSACSLCMSCSDVCPVKVDLAEQIYKWRQDLDGLGKANTGKKIMSGGMKFLMERPALFNAALWAAPVINSLPRFMKYNDFDDWGKGRELPEFAKESFNEMWKKNKVQGKEESK; encoded by the coding sequence ATGAGTACCAAACATTCAAAAGCTGCCGAAAAGTTCTTGCAGGACAGCAAGATGGCAGCATGGCATAACGAAACCCTTTGGATGGTCCGTGCCAAAAGGGATAAGATGAGTAAGGAAGTTCCCGAATGGGAAGAGTTGCGCAACAAGGCTTGTGAACTGAAACTGTATTCCAACAGCCACCTCGAAGAACTCTTGCTGGAATTCGAGAAGAATGCTACTGCCAACGGTGCCATCGTTCATTGGGCAAAGGATGCCGATGAATACTGTGCCATCGTCTACGAGATACTGAACGAACATAACGTGCACCATTTCATCAAAAGCAAGTCGATGCTTGCCGAAGAATGTGGACTGAATCCTTTCCTGATGGAGCGTGGCATTGACGTCGTGGAGTCCGATTTGGGCGAACGTATCCTGCAATTGATGCATCTCGAGCCCAGCCATATCGTTCTGCCTGCCATCCACATCAAGCGGGAGCAGGTAGGAGAACTTTTTGAGAAAGAAATGGGAACGGAAAAAGGAAACTTTGACCCGACATACCTGACTCATGCTGCCCGCAAGAATCTGCGCCATCTCTTCCTCAATGCCGAAGCTGCCATGACAGGAGCCAATTTCGCCGTGGCTTCTACCGGAGACATCGTTGTCTGTACGAATGAAGGCAATGCCGATATGGGCACTTCGTATCCGAAACTGAATATTGCCGCTTTCGGTATGGAAAAGATTGTACCGGATTTGGATGCGCTGGGCGTGTTTACCCGGTTGTTGGCGCGTTCGGCTACCGGACAGCCGGTGACGACATATACTTCTCATTACCGTCGTCCGCGTGAAGGTGGCGAATACCATATCATCATTGTAGACAATGGGCGGAGTTCTTTGCTTTCCAAGCCCGACCATATCAAGACACTGAACTGCATCCGCTGTGGTGCCTGCATGAATACCTGTCCTGTATATCGCCGGAGTGGCGGATACTCTTATACTTATTTCATTCCCGGTCCTATCGGAATCAATTTGGGAATGGCGCATAATCCGGAGAAGTATTATGATAATCTTTCTGCCTGTTCATTGTGTATGTCCTGTTCCGACGTCTGTCCGGTGAAAGTCGATTTGGCCGAACAGATTTATAAATGGCGTCAGGATTTGGACGGGCTTGGAAAGGCAAATACAGGAAAGAAGATAATGTCCGGCGGTATGAAGTTCCTGATGGAACGTCCGGCGTTGTTCAACGCTGCTTTGTGGGCAGCCCCGGTGATAAACAGCCTGCCCCGTTTTATGAAATACAATGATTTCGATGATTGGGGCAAAGGGCGCGAACTGCCGGAATTTGCAAAAGAGTCATTCAATGAAATGTGGAAGAAAAACAAGGTACAGGGAAAGGAGGAATCCAAATGA
- the rny gene encoding ribonuclease Y, translating into MIAIIATAIACFIVGGVFSYILFRYALKSRYENVLKEAETEAEVIKKNKLLEVKEKFLNKKADLEKEVALRNQKIQQAENKLKQREMVLGQRQEEIQRKKMEAEAVKENLEAQLVIVDKKKEELDKLQQQEIDKLEAISGLSAEEAKERLVESLKEEAKTQAQSFINDIMDDAKLTANKEAKRIVVQSIQRVATETAIENSVTVFHIESDEIKGRIIGREGRNIRALEAATGVEIVVDDTPEAIVLSAFDPVRREIARLALHQLVTDGRIHPARIEEVVAKVRKQVEEEIIETGKRTTIDLGIHGLHPELIRIIGKMKYRSSYGQNLLQHARETANLCAVMASELGLNPKKAKRAGLLHDIGKVPDEEPELPHALLGMKLAEKYKEKPDICNAIGAHHDETEMTSLLAPIVQVCDAISGARPGARREIVEAYIKRLNDLEQLAMAYPGVTKTYAIQAGRELRVIVGADKIDDKQTENLSGEIAKKIQDEMTYPGQVKITVIRETRAVSFAK; encoded by the coding sequence ATGATAGCAATAATAGCAACAGCAATTGCTTGCTTCATCGTAGGTGGAGTCTTTTCATACATACTATTCCGGTATGCTCTGAAATCCAGATACGAGAATGTCCTGAAAGAAGCAGAGACGGAAGCGGAAGTAATTAAGAAAAACAAGCTGCTGGAAGTGAAGGAGAAGTTCCTGAACAAAAAGGCAGACCTTGAAAAGGAGGTAGCCCTGAGGAATCAGAAGATTCAGCAGGCGGAAAACAAACTGAAACAACGCGAAATGGTGCTCGGACAGCGCCAGGAAGAAATCCAGCGCAAGAAGATGGAAGCCGAAGCTGTCAAAGAGAACCTGGAAGCGCAGTTGGTGATTGTCGACAAGAAGAAAGAAGAACTGGATAAACTGCAACAACAGGAAATTGACAAGTTGGAAGCAATCTCCGGTTTGTCTGCCGAAGAAGCGAAAGAACGTTTGGTGGAATCACTGAAAGAGGAAGCTAAAACGCAGGCTCAGTCATTCATCAACGACATCATGGATGATGCCAAGCTGACTGCCAACAAGGAAGCAAAACGTATTGTCGTTCAGTCTATCCAAAGGGTAGCTACGGAAACTGCCATCGAGAACTCTGTTACAGTATTCCATATCGAATCTGACGAAATCAAAGGACGCATTATCGGACGCGAAGGACGTAATATCCGTGCACTGGAAGCAGCCACAGGTGTTGAAATCGTTGTAGACGATACTCCTGAAGCTATCGTGCTTTCAGCTTTCGACCCGGTTCGCCGTGAAATTGCACGCCTGGCCCTGCATCAACTTGTTACTGACGGACGTATTCATCCGGCACGTATCGAGGAAGTAGTAGCTAAAGTACGCAAACAGGTGGAAGAAGAAATCATCGAAACCGGTAAACGTACTACAATTGACCTCGGTATCCACGGTTTGCATCCTGAATTGATTCGTATTATCGGTAAGATGAAATATCGTTCTTCTTATGGCCAGAACTTGTTGCAGCATGCGCGTGAAACAGCCAACCTTTGTGCTGTGATGGCATCGGAATTGGGACTGAATCCGAAGAAAGCAAAACGTGCAGGTTTGCTGCATGATATAGGTAAAGTGCCTGATGAAGAACCGGAATTGCCACACGCATTGCTGGGTATGAAGCTTGCAGAAAAATATAAGGAAAAACCGGATATCTGCAACGCTATCGGTGCTCACCATGATGAAACGGAAATGACCAGTTTGCTGGCTCCTATCGTGCAGGTATGTGACGCTATTTCAGGTGCACGTCCGGGCGCACGCCGCGAAATCGTTGAGGCTTATATCAAGCGTTTGAACGATCTCGAACAATTGGCTATGGCTTATCCGGGTGTAACAAAGACATATGCAATCCAGGCAGGACGCGAACTTCGCGTAATCGTTGGTGCAGATAAGATTGATGATAAGCAGACTGAAAACCTGTCGGGCGAAATCGCTAAGAAGATTCAGGATGAAATGACTTATCCGGGACAGGTGAAGATTACCGTTATCCGTGAAACACGTGCGGTCAGCTTCGCTAAGTAA
- a CDS encoding 5'-methylthioadenosine/S-adenosylhomocysteine nucleosidase family protein gives MLKILVTYAVQGEFVEIKWPDVEPYYIRTGIGKVKSAFHLAEAIRQVQPDLVLNIGSAGTVNHQVGDIFVCRKFVDRDMQKLAGLGMECEIDSTALLEAKGYCEHWTENGICNTGDGFLTELTHVTGDVVDMEAYAQAFVCRSKEIPFISVKYVTDIIGQNSVKHWEDKLADARQGLSDYLNVLKERI, from the coding sequence ATGTTGAAAATATTAGTAACCTACGCCGTCCAAGGCGAATTTGTAGAGATAAAGTGGCCTGATGTAGAACCGTACTATATCCGCACAGGAATAGGCAAAGTAAAATCCGCTTTTCATTTGGCAGAAGCGATTCGTCAGGTACAACCCGACTTGGTTTTAAATATCGGAAGTGCGGGAACAGTCAACCATCAGGTAGGAGATATCTTCGTCTGCCGGAAGTTTGTAGACCGTGATATGCAGAAGCTCGCAGGATTGGGAATGGAATGTGAAATCGACTCTACGGCTTTGCTTGAAGCAAAAGGATATTGCGAACACTGGACGGAGAATGGAATCTGTAATACAGGCGATGGTTTTTTGACCGAACTGACTCATGTCACCGGAGACGTGGTGGATATGGAAGCTTATGCGCAGGCATTCGTCTGTCGCTCGAAAGAAATTCCGTTTATCTCCGTGAAATACGTCACTGACATTATCGGCCAGAATTCCGTGAAACATTGGGAAGATAAACTTGCAGATGCCCGTCAGGGACTTTCCGACTACCTCAATGTCTTGAAAGAAAGAATATGA
- a CDS encoding YbaN family protein: MKTLYIVLGSISLALGILGIFLPLLPTTPFLLLTAALYFKGSPRLYNWLLNHPHFGPYIRNFRENKAIPLRAKIISLVLMWGTMLYCIFFLIPFIWVKILLGLIAAGVTYHILSFKTLR; this comes from the coding sequence ATGAAAACTCTGTATATTGTTTTAGGAAGCATTTCCCTGGCACTCGGTATTCTCGGCATCTTTCTGCCGTTATTGCCCACTACCCCCTTTCTGCTACTCACGGCCGCCCTTTACTTCAAGGGTTCGCCCCGATTATATAACTGGTTGTTGAACCATCCGCATTTCGGCCCTTATATCCGTAACTTCCGCGAGAATAAAGCAATTCCACTACGAGCCAAGATTATCTCACTTGTACTGATGTGGGGGACAATGCTGTATTGCATATTCTTCCTGATTCCTTTTATATGGGTAAAGATTCTCCTGGGATTGATAGCCGCAGGAGTCACTTATCATATTCTTTCTTTCAAGACATTGAGGTAG
- a CDS encoding pyridoxamine kinase: MYANKVKKIAAVHDLSGMGRVSLTVVIPILSSMGFQVCPLPTAVLSNHTQYPGFSFLDLTDEMPKIIAGWKKLEVQFDAIYTGYLGSPKQIQIVSDFIKDFRQPDSLVVADPVLGDNGRLYTNFDMEMVKEMRHLITKADVITPNLTELFYLLDRPYKADNTDEELKEYLRLLSDKGPEVVIITSVPVHDEPHKTSVYAYNRQGNRYWKVTCPYLPAHYPGTGDTFTSVITGSLMQGDSLPMALDRATQFILQGIRATFGYEYDNREGILLEKVLHNLDMPIQMASYELI, encoded by the coding sequence ATGTATGCCAATAAAGTAAAGAAAATAGCTGCTGTCCATGACCTTTCGGGGATGGGGCGCGTATCTCTGACTGTCGTTATTCCTATTCTTTCATCAATGGGCTTTCAGGTTTGTCCGCTTCCTACGGCAGTGTTGTCCAATCATACACAATATCCCGGCTTTTCCTTTTTAGACCTCACTGATGAAATGCCGAAGATTATAGCTGGATGGAAGAAGCTGGAAGTACAATTCGATGCCATTTATACCGGATACCTCGGTTCTCCGAAGCAGATACAGATTGTTTCCGATTTTATCAAAGACTTCCGCCAGCCGGATAGCCTGGTAGTAGCCGACCCGGTATTGGGGGATAATGGCCGCCTGTATACCAACTTTGATATGGAGATGGTAAAAGAAATGCGTCACCTGATAACTAAGGCAGATGTGATTACTCCTAATCTGACGGAGCTGTTCTATTTGCTGGACAGACCTTATAAGGCAGATAATACGGATGAGGAATTGAAAGAATATCTCCGGCTTTTATCCGATAAGGGTCCGGAAGTCGTTATCATTACCAGTGTCCCCGTACATGATGAACCACATAAAACTTCCGTTTATGCATACAACCGCCAGGGAAACCGCTATTGGAAAGTGACCTGCCCTTATCTGCCCGCCCATTATCCCGGAACGGGAGATACCTTTACCAGCGTGATTACCGGTTCATTGATGCAGGGGGACAGCCTTCCGATGGCATTAGACCGTGCTACGCAGTTTATCCTGCAAGGTATCCGCGCCACTTTCGGTTATGAATATGACAACCGCGAAGGTATCCTGTTGGAGAAAGTTCTTCATAATCTGGATATGCCGATACAAATGGCGAGTTATGAACTGATATAG
- a CDS encoding cell division protein ZapA: MNDKIKINLQIADSNYPLTINREEEEMVREAAKQVNIRLNKYREVYKNLEPEKIIAMVAYQFSLERLQLLQRNDTSPYTEKVKELNELLEDYFKEE; this comes from the coding sequence ATGAACGATAAAATAAAGATAAACCTGCAGATAGCAGACTCAAACTACCCGTTAACCATCAACCGTGAGGAAGAAGAAATGGTGCGGGAAGCCGCCAAGCAGGTAAATATCAGGCTTAATAAGTACCGGGAAGTTTACAAGAACCTCGAACCGGAAAAGATTATTGCCATGGTAGCCTATCAGTTCTCGTTAGAGAGACTGCAATTATTGCAACGTAATGATACCAGCCCCTATACGGAGAAGGTAAAAGAGCTAAATGAATTGCTGGAAGATTATTTCAAAGAGGAATAA
- a CDS encoding (Fe-S)-binding protein has translation MKVGLFIPCYINAIYPNVGVASYKLLKSLGVDVDYPLDQTCCGQPMANAGFEDESVKLALRFDDLFQKYDYIVGPSASCVAFVKENHPGILEKEGHVCQSAGKIYDICDFIHDVLKPSKIPARFPHKVSIHNSCHGVRELFISAPTELNIPYYNKLRDLLDLVEGIEVFEPSHIDECCGFGGMFAVEEQAVSVCMGRDKVKDHMATGAEYIVGADSSCLMHMQGVIKREHLPIQIIHIVEILASQS, from the coding sequence ATGAAAGTAGGTTTGTTTATTCCTTGTTATATCAATGCTATCTATCCCAATGTGGGAGTGGCATCGTATAAACTATTGAAAAGTTTGGGAGTAGACGTCGATTATCCGTTAGACCAGACCTGTTGCGGACAACCGATGGCAAATGCCGGTTTTGAAGACGAATCGGTGAAGTTAGCACTCCGTTTTGACGATTTGTTCCAAAAGTACGATTACATTGTCGGTCCTTCCGCCAGTTGTGTGGCTTTTGTGAAAGAGAACCATCCCGGCATCCTTGAGAAAGAAGGTCATGTCTGCCAGAGCGCGGGAAAGATTTATGACATATGTGACTTTATTCACGATGTGCTGAAACCTTCGAAAATCCCTGCTCGCTTTCCTCATAAGGTCAGTATTCACAATAGCTGTCATGGAGTGCGCGAACTGTTTATTTCGGCTCCCACAGAGTTAAATATTCCTTATTATAATAAATTGCGTGATTTGCTCGACCTGGTCGAAGGCATCGAGGTATTCGAGCCCAGCCATATTGACGAATGCTGTGGCTTCGGCGGTATGTTTGCCGTGGAAGAACAAGCAGTATCCGTCTGCATGGGGCGGGATAAGGTAAAAGACCACATGGCTACCGGAGCCGAATACATTGTCGGAGCGGACAGTTCTTGCCTGATGCATATGCAAGGAGTCATCAAACGGGAGCACCTGCCTATTCAGATTATCCATATTGTAGAAATTCTAGCGTCGCAATCATGA